One genomic segment of Nonomuraea coxensis DSM 45129 includes these proteins:
- the glnA gene encoding type I glutamate--ammonia ligase, producing the protein MFNSADDVLKFISDEGVQFVDVRFTDLPGTTHHFTFPVENFGASVFTDGLMFDGSSIRGFQQIHESDMLLLPDPASAVLDPFRQHKTLNINFFVHDPLTGEAYSRDPRNVARKAEEYLKGTGIADTVYFGPEAEFYIFDDVRFETRQNAGYYYIDSIEGAWNTGKATEGGNLGYKPRYKGGYFPVPPMDHFTDLRSEMVRNLIECGIDVEMQHHEVGTAGQAEIDFKFGTLLKTADNLMLYKYIIKSTAMEFGHTVTFMPKPIFGDNGSGMHCHQSLWKDGSPLFYDEVGYAGLSDTARYYIGGLLKHAPSLLAFTNPTVNSYHRLVPGYEAPVNLVYSQRNRSACVRIPITGSNPKAKRIEFRVPDPSCNPYFAFAAMLMAGIDGIRNKIEPPEPVDKDLYELPPEEARNIPQVPGSLSDVLNALEEDHDYLLEGGVFTPDLIETWLSYKRENEVDPIRLRPHPHEFELYYDV; encoded by the coding sequence GTGTTCAACTCCGCCGACGACGTCCTGAAGTTCATCAGTGACGAAGGGGTGCAGTTCGTCGATGTCAGGTTCACCGACCTGCCGGGGACGACGCACCACTTCACCTTCCCGGTAGAGAACTTCGGCGCGAGCGTCTTCACTGACGGGCTCATGTTCGACGGTTCGTCGATCCGTGGTTTCCAGCAGATCCACGAGTCGGACATGCTCCTGCTGCCCGACCCGGCCAGCGCCGTCCTGGATCCGTTCCGGCAGCACAAGACGCTCAACATCAACTTCTTCGTGCACGACCCGCTGACCGGCGAGGCCTACAGCCGCGACCCGCGCAACGTCGCCCGCAAGGCGGAGGAATACCTCAAGGGCACCGGCATCGCCGACACGGTCTACTTCGGCCCTGAGGCCGAGTTCTACATCTTCGACGACGTCCGGTTCGAGACCCGCCAGAACGCCGGCTACTACTACATCGACTCCATCGAGGGCGCCTGGAACACCGGCAAGGCCACCGAGGGCGGCAACCTCGGCTACAAGCCGCGCTACAAGGGCGGCTACTTCCCGGTGCCGCCGATGGACCACTTCACCGACCTGCGCTCGGAGATGGTCCGCAACCTCATCGAGTGCGGCATCGACGTCGAGATGCAGCACCACGAGGTGGGCACCGCCGGGCAGGCGGAGATCGACTTCAAGTTCGGGACGCTGCTCAAGACCGCCGACAACCTGATGCTGTACAAGTACATCATCAAGAGCACGGCGATGGAGTTCGGCCACACGGTCACGTTCATGCCCAAGCCGATCTTCGGTGACAACGGCTCCGGCATGCACTGCCACCAGTCGCTGTGGAAGGACGGCTCGCCGCTGTTCTACGACGAGGTCGGCTACGCGGGCCTGTCCGACACCGCCCGCTACTACATCGGCGGCCTGCTCAAGCACGCCCCGTCGCTGCTGGCCTTCACCAACCCGACGGTCAACTCCTACCACCGCCTGGTGCCGGGCTACGAGGCTCCGGTCAACCTGGTCTACTCGCAGCGCAACCGGTCGGCCTGCGTCCGCATCCCGATCACGGGCTCCAACCCGAAGGCCAAGCGCATCGAGTTCCGGGTGCCCGACCCGTCGTGCAACCCGTACTTCGCCTTCGCGGCGATGCTCATGGCCGGCATCGACGGCATCCGCAACAAGATCGAGCCGCCGGAGCCGGTCGACAAGGACCTCTACGAGCTCCCGCCCGAGGAGGCCCGCAACATCCCGCAGGTGCCCGGCTCCCTCAGCGACGTGCTCAACGCGCTGGAGGAGGACCACGACTACCTGCTCGAAGGCGGCGTCTTCACGCCCGACCTGATCGAGACGTGGCTGTCGTACAAGCGGGAGAACGAGGTCGACCCGATCCGCCTCCGCCCGCACCCGCACGAGTTCGAGCTCTACTACGACGTCTGA
- a CDS encoding AAA family ATPase — MDREQGVIVCRAAREVVERGVLSGQSSFAPGLRAWTPDAADELFRRFVENFDESSDEFLVKLKRQISESSDEAIVLAAELLYLNLMPLSPATIGVHRKFEILDSVLSWASFEVKVPDALAAAASPGYMKGGQAFLNYRWAQFAFLIRLMRLLVKLPHDERESVLQDPWRFRDLAESVLADFDGKSRARAQYHVLLFLLFPDVFAPVSVERNKQLIRDAFADRLAEPTGDLDRDIHAIRLRIEAEHGGRFSFYDEPWRSRWEPPPPPRPQKGWLVRGANVDGVNAIPLWLADGFCSVSFSEVGQLPAGASRQQVKDAVAAGLPDAKQGKKDVVAGQLWRFLSGFQTGDLIATVDGDAVYVGTITGDAYYDDSAGRGLARRRSVEWNPTPMSRQTLAAEAQAKLKTVMTIGELTSVIAALATGAGLEEQVTDEVLAQDETRGLIVPALTQEFADGLLMPLGWLQETADLLTAKRQLILYGPPGTGKTYLATKLGEALAGPDRTSLVQFHPSYGYEDFIEGFRPRLGENGTIGFDLVPGPFKNAVEAAEKEPDRPYVLVIDEINRANLAKVFGELYFLLEYRNHEIMLQYSPDEPFKLPKNVFIIGTMNTIDRSVALIDAAMRRRFAFRALAPDRSPVDGLLRRWLEHKQLPLLPALLLEEVNRRLNDPDRAVGPSYLMTPDVATRRGLELIWAAEILPLLEDQLYGKVDDVEAEYGLPVLLAALADTPS, encoded by the coding sequence ATGGATCGGGAACAGGGCGTGATCGTGTGCCGGGCGGCACGCGAGGTGGTCGAACGCGGGGTGCTGAGCGGGCAGTCGTCCTTCGCTCCCGGCCTGCGAGCGTGGACGCCAGACGCCGCGGACGAGTTGTTCCGCCGGTTCGTGGAGAACTTCGACGAGTCCTCCGACGAGTTCCTGGTCAAGCTCAAACGGCAGATCTCCGAAAGCAGCGACGAGGCGATCGTTCTTGCCGCCGAACTGCTCTATCTCAACCTCATGCCGCTGAGCCCGGCCACGATCGGCGTCCACCGCAAATTCGAGATTCTGGACAGCGTGCTGTCGTGGGCGTCCTTCGAGGTGAAGGTGCCCGACGCGTTAGCCGCGGCGGCCTCACCGGGATACATGAAGGGTGGCCAAGCGTTCCTCAACTACCGCTGGGCCCAGTTCGCGTTCCTCATCCGCCTCATGCGGCTTCTGGTGAAGCTGCCTCATGACGAACGGGAATCGGTTCTGCAGGATCCGTGGCGCTTCCGGGACCTCGCCGAGTCGGTGCTCGCCGACTTCGACGGCAAGTCACGGGCCCGTGCTCAGTATCACGTGCTGCTGTTCCTGCTGTTCCCCGACGTGTTCGCCCCGGTGTCCGTCGAGCGCAACAAGCAGCTCATCCGGGATGCCTTCGCCGATCGGCTGGCCGAGCCGACCGGCGATCTCGATCGTGACATCCACGCGATCCGCCTGCGGATCGAGGCAGAACACGGTGGACGGTTCAGCTTCTATGACGAGCCCTGGCGGTCTCGCTGGGAGCCGCCTCCGCCGCCACGGCCGCAGAAGGGCTGGCTGGTACGGGGGGCCAACGTCGACGGCGTCAACGCGATCCCGCTGTGGCTGGCCGACGGCTTCTGCTCGGTCAGCTTCTCCGAAGTTGGACAACTCCCTGCAGGCGCCTCCCGGCAGCAGGTCAAGGACGCCGTCGCCGCCGGGCTCCCCGATGCCAAACAAGGCAAGAAGGATGTCGTGGCCGGGCAGCTGTGGCGTTTCCTCAGCGGCTTCCAAACCGGTGATCTCATCGCGACCGTCGACGGTGATGCCGTCTACGTCGGCACCATCACCGGCGATGCGTACTACGACGATTCCGCCGGCCGTGGCCTGGCGCGCCGCCGTTCGGTCGAGTGGAACCCCACCCCTATGAGCCGTCAGACCCTTGCCGCGGAAGCCCAGGCCAAGCTCAAGACCGTGATGACGATCGGCGAGCTGACCAGTGTGATCGCGGCACTGGCCACCGGCGCCGGGCTGGAGGAACAGGTCACCGACGAGGTGCTCGCCCAGGACGAGACCCGCGGCCTGATCGTGCCGGCGCTCACGCAGGAATTCGCCGACGGCCTGCTCATGCCGCTCGGCTGGCTGCAGGAGACCGCCGACCTGCTGACCGCCAAGCGGCAGCTGATCCTTTACGGCCCGCCCGGCACCGGCAAGACCTACCTGGCCACCAAACTCGGTGAGGCGCTGGCCGGACCCGATCGCACCAGCCTCGTGCAGTTTCATCCTTCCTACGGGTACGAGGACTTCATCGAAGGCTTCCGCCCCCGGCTCGGCGAGAACGGCACGATCGGCTTCGACCTGGTGCCGGGCCCGTTCAAGAACGCCGTGGAAGCCGCGGAGAAGGAACCGGACCGGCCTTATGTCCTCGTCATCGATGAGATCAACCGCGCCAATCTGGCCAAGGTGTTCGGCGAGCTGTACTTTCTCCTGGAATACCGTAACCACGAGATCATGCTGCAGTACTCGCCGGACGAGCCGTTCAAACTGCCCAAGAACGTCTTCATCATCGGCACGATGAACACCATCGACCGCTCGGTGGCATTGATCGACGCGGCCATGCGCCGCCGGTTCGCCTTTCGTGCCCTGGCCCCTGACCGGTCCCCGGTCGACGGGCTGCTACGCCGCTGGCTGGAGCACAAGCAACTTCCCCTTCTACCCGCGCTCCTGCTGGAGGAGGTCAACCGCCGGCTGAACGACCCGGACCGCGCCGTCGGCCCCTCCTACCTGATGACGCCCGATGTGGCCACCCGGCGCGGGCTGGAACTCATCTGGGCGGCCGAGATCCTTCCCCTGCTGGAGGATCAGCTCTACGGCAAAGTCGACGACGTCGAAGCCGAGTACGGCCTGCCGGTCCTGCTCGCCGCGCTCGCTGACACTCCGTCGTGA
- a CDS encoding RDD family protein, whose product MSSKEPRWTQTWLGGVRSAGIDLGYPGERLGLPQEGSGSVTGWGRRIVALVIDWMICTWVVVQLLLRMNPADAPWAVVTVFAVQYLLLVALMGQTFGQRLMGIRVAAMDGGSPRLLPVLVRTVLLCLAVPALIWDRDHRGLHDRVSNTMVVRM is encoded by the coding sequence ATGAGCAGCAAGGAGCCCCGGTGGACGCAGACGTGGCTCGGCGGGGTCAGGTCCGCCGGCATCGACCTCGGATATCCGGGGGAGCGCCTGGGGCTGCCCCAGGAGGGCAGCGGATCGGTCACCGGCTGGGGCCGCCGCATCGTGGCGCTGGTCATCGACTGGATGATCTGCACGTGGGTGGTCGTGCAGCTGCTGCTGCGGATGAACCCGGCGGATGCGCCGTGGGCGGTGGTGACGGTGTTCGCCGTCCAGTATCTGCTGCTCGTCGCGCTCATGGGGCAGACGTTCGGGCAGCGGCTCATGGGCATCAGGGTCGCGGCGATGGACGGCGGCAGCCCCCGCCTGCTGCCCGTGCTGGTGCGTACGGTGCTGCTCTGCCTGGCCGTGCCCGCGCTGATCTGGGACCGCGACCACCGCGGCCTGCACGACCGGGTGTCCAACACGATGGTCGTCCGCATGTGA
- a CDS encoding TetR/AcrR family transcriptional regulator translates to MMMAGLRERKKEQTRRRIAEVALRLFDERGYDAVTVNEVAEAAGVAKVTLFSYFPTKECLVTDGVKDDLAAVVAAGRRDGRAPLDALRAHFLSMAAQGTGEMDVEALLAKVRVIASSPALIGALQAVRMSERHELAAALAGAPGPDGEGAAPGDGGDLAAQLMAAQITAVIGTLQEAFFQRVAGGAGLEEAGRRLADDVELGFALLEHGFSHIKGENS, encoded by the coding sequence ATGATGATGGCGGGACTCAGGGAGCGGAAGAAGGAGCAGACGCGGCGGCGGATCGCGGAGGTGGCGCTGCGGCTGTTCGACGAGCGGGGCTACGACGCGGTGACCGTCAACGAGGTCGCCGAGGCGGCCGGTGTCGCCAAGGTGACCCTGTTCAGCTACTTCCCGACCAAGGAGTGCCTGGTCACCGACGGGGTGAAGGACGACCTGGCCGCCGTCGTGGCAGCCGGGCGCCGGGACGGGCGCGCGCCGCTCGACGCGCTGCGCGCGCACTTCCTGTCGATGGCCGCCCAGGGCACGGGCGAGATGGACGTCGAGGCGCTGCTGGCCAAGGTGCGCGTCATCGCGTCGAGCCCGGCGCTGATCGGCGCGCTGCAGGCGGTGCGCATGAGCGAGCGCCACGAGCTGGCCGCCGCGCTCGCGGGCGCACCGGGACCTGACGGCGAGGGGGCGGCTCCGGGGGACGGAGGGGATCTCGCGGCGCAGCTCATGGCCGCGCAGATCACCGCCGTCATCGGCACCCTCCAGGAGGCGTTCTTCCAGCGCGTCGCCGGGGGCGCCGGGCTGGAGGAGGCGGGCCGGCGGCTGGCGGACGACGTCGAGCTGGGCTTCGCCCTGCTGGAGCACGGCTTCTCACATATAAAAGGGGAAAATTCGTGA
- a CDS encoding McrC family protein → MTLHLDLAEAGGGEPWPLTAAQVATLATVPELVALTPTVGGRWRLAGRQRVGIVRLGHHDGAVELRIQPKMPVRRLLGLLGDDNVWQHRQITAAVDDLLVPALATVFAREAERVLRSGVLHGYVYREDALTVVRGRIRTSAQLSRRLGLPTAIEVAYDDYLADISENRILLGAIELAQTLPGVADSTATLLRHLSGRLVGVVPVRPGAPLPPWRPSRLNERYVPALRLAELILSGASLQQEGEQAIRIDGFILDMAQIFERFLTRQLAAGLSPYSLRCAAQQRRRLDQQRRAVFRPDILISRDGRPTAVVDAKYQALGGTPPTEHLFQLISYCTALGLTEGHLVYASGTPPAEPYRIKNSDIHVHVHVLDLNQEPPDLAAAVASLAGCVAAGRRAHA, encoded by the coding sequence GTGACCCTGCATCTCGACCTCGCCGAGGCCGGCGGCGGCGAGCCCTGGCCTCTGACTGCGGCGCAGGTCGCCACGCTGGCCACCGTTCCCGAACTGGTGGCCCTCACCCCCACCGTGGGCGGACGATGGCGGCTCGCGGGACGCCAGCGTGTCGGGATCGTACGGCTCGGTCACCACGACGGCGCCGTCGAATTACGCATCCAACCGAAAATGCCCGTCCGGCGGCTCCTCGGCCTGCTCGGTGACGACAACGTCTGGCAACACCGACAGATCACCGCTGCCGTCGACGACCTGCTCGTGCCCGCCCTGGCCACGGTGTTCGCCCGCGAGGCGGAGCGCGTGCTTCGCAGCGGAGTTCTGCACGGTTATGTCTACCGCGAGGACGCTCTCACCGTCGTACGGGGCCGGATCAGGACCAGCGCCCAGCTGAGCCGCCGGTTGGGGCTGCCTACCGCGATCGAGGTCGCCTATGACGACTACCTGGCCGACATCTCCGAGAACCGGATACTCCTTGGTGCGATCGAGCTCGCCCAGACCCTCCCCGGTGTCGCGGACAGCACGGCCACGCTGCTGCGTCATCTGAGCGGGAGGCTGGTTGGCGTTGTCCCCGTTCGCCCCGGGGCACCGCTGCCGCCGTGGCGGCCCTCCCGGCTCAACGAGCGTTATGTGCCTGCGCTCCGGTTGGCTGAACTGATCCTTTCCGGAGCCTCACTCCAGCAGGAGGGCGAGCAGGCAATACGGATCGACGGGTTCATCCTGGACATGGCCCAGATCTTCGAACGCTTCCTCACCCGGCAACTGGCCGCGGGGCTTTCGCCGTACAGCCTGCGCTGTGCCGCCCAGCAGAGGCGCCGGCTCGATCAGCAGAGGCGGGCGGTCTTCCGGCCGGACATTCTCATCTCTCGCGACGGGCGGCCCACCGCGGTCGTGGACGCGAAATACCAGGCGCTGGGCGGCACCCCGCCAACGGAGCATCTGTTCCAGCTGATCTCCTACTGCACCGCTCTGGGCCTCACCGAAGGGCACCTCGTCTATGCCTCCGGGACGCCGCCGGCGGAGCCGTACAGGATCAAGAACTCGGACATCCACGTCCACGTGCATGTCCTGGATCTCAACCAGGAGCCCCCTGACCTCGCAGCCGCCGTAGCCTCGTTGGCCGGCTGTGTCGCAGCCGGCCGGCGAGCGCATGCGTGA
- a CDS encoding class I SAM-dependent methyltransferase, whose translation MLSVSSRANRWWWDGNADDYQVEHGGFLRDTGFVWCPEGLDEAEAGLLGEVRGRRVLEIGCGAAQCARWLAAQGAEVAAFDVSHRQLQHARRIDLDTGLRVPAVQADAEAMPFAGASFDVACSAFGALPFVADPGAVFREVRRVLRPGGRFVFSVSHPVRWAFPDDPGPRGLTSDRSYFDRSPYVERDEHGTPTYIEHHRTLGDWVGLLVASGLTITGLLEPEWPEGHDRVWGGWSPLRGRHLPGTAIFSCART comes from the coding sequence GTGCTGTCCGTCTCTTCGCGGGCCAACCGCTGGTGGTGGGACGGCAACGCCGACGACTACCAGGTCGAGCACGGCGGGTTCCTGCGCGACACGGGGTTCGTGTGGTGCCCTGAGGGGCTCGACGAGGCCGAGGCGGGGCTGCTGGGCGAGGTGCGCGGCCGCCGCGTCCTGGAGATCGGCTGCGGCGCCGCCCAGTGCGCGCGCTGGCTGGCCGCCCAGGGGGCCGAGGTGGCCGCGTTCGACGTCTCGCACCGGCAGCTCCAGCACGCCCGGCGGATCGACCTCGACACGGGGCTGCGCGTCCCGGCGGTGCAGGCCGACGCCGAGGCGATGCCGTTCGCCGGCGCGTCGTTCGACGTGGCGTGCTCCGCCTTCGGGGCGCTGCCGTTCGTGGCCGATCCCGGGGCCGTCTTCCGTGAGGTGCGCAGGGTGCTGCGGCCGGGCGGGCGGTTCGTGTTCTCGGTGAGCCATCCGGTGCGGTGGGCGTTCCCCGACGATCCGGGGCCGCGCGGGCTGACGTCCGACCGGTCCTACTTCGACCGCTCCCCCTACGTGGAGCGGGACGAGCACGGCACGCCCACCTACATCGAGCATCACCGCACGCTGGGCGACTGGGTCGGCCTGCTGGTGGCCTCGGGGCTGACGATCACCGGGCTGCTGGAGCCGGAGTGGCCCGAGGGGCACGACCGGGTGTGGGGCGGCTGGAGCCCGCTGCGCGGCCGGCACCTGCCCGGTACGGCGATCTTCAGCTGCGCGCGTACCTAG
- a CDS encoding DUF4191 domain-containing protein: MAKSEDPEKPGRIKQLRMIAQIIKQANPKGMPIVFLSAMGTLAVIVVIGLVTDYLWYSLFIGVLAAVTVGLVVFGQLAQKAQYSILHGQTGAAAAVLQGMRGNWQVTPAIAVNRDQDLVHLVVGHPGVVLVSEGPGNRVAKMLAAEKKRVARVVLGVEIYDVQCGDGEGQVPLGKLQRHLMKLPRNLKKPAVNEVKDRLRSLPRNMPLPKGPMPKGARMPRGPKMR; this comes from the coding sequence ATGGCAAAGTCCGAGGACCCAGAGAAGCCGGGGCGCATCAAGCAGCTCCGCATGATCGCGCAGATCATCAAGCAGGCCAACCCCAAGGGGATGCCGATCGTCTTCCTCTCCGCGATGGGCACGCTTGCCGTGATCGTCGTGATCGGCCTGGTCACGGACTATCTGTGGTATTCGCTGTTCATCGGCGTGCTGGCCGCGGTCACGGTGGGTCTGGTGGTCTTCGGGCAGCTCGCCCAGAAGGCCCAATACTCGATCCTGCACGGCCAGACCGGCGCCGCCGCGGCCGTGCTGCAGGGCATGCGGGGCAACTGGCAGGTCACGCCCGCCATCGCGGTCAACCGCGACCAGGACCTCGTGCACCTCGTGGTCGGCCATCCCGGCGTGGTGCTCGTGTCGGAGGGCCCCGGCAACCGGGTGGCGAAGATGCTCGCGGCTGAGAAGAAGCGGGTCGCGCGGGTGGTGCTGGGCGTCGAGATCTACGACGTGCAGTGCGGTGACGGCGAGGGGCAGGTGCCGCTCGGCAAGCTGCAGCGCCACCTCATGAAGCTGCCGCGCAACCTGAAGAAGCCGGCCGTCAACGAGGTGAAGGACCGCCTGCGCTCGCTGCCGCGCAACATGCCCCTGCCGAAGGGGCCGATGCCCAAGGGCGCCCGCATGCCGCGCGGCCCCAAGATGCGCTAG